One Solanum lycopersicum chromosome 4, SLM_r2.1 DNA window includes the following coding sequences:
- the LOC101252772 gene encoding ethylene-responsive transcription factor RAP2-7-like, with the protein MLDLNNDSVFFKDDSVTSNTDSNSSSFQPSLSTLNFSILKSDRVFEIEDESSTTGGGDMLTRQLFPVKGEIQGQSQCWLNLSVSESAGLEVPVYKPPVHKKSRRGPRSRSSQYRGVTFYRRTGRWESHIWDCGKQVYLGGFDTAHAAARAYDRAAIKFRGVDADINFNITDYNEDMKQMKNLSKEEFVQVLRRHSNGFSRGNSKYRGVTLHKCGRWEGQFIGKKAYDKCDGREAVTNFVASTYEREKKEDKRDGGSGENLDLNLWISPPLEGGLKGGEIGRNVHFNFGGRDMVIGKTFETQSSSIVPQGPATMSKLSIFTGMYPGFPPHSTEGAMMKAEAASSCPVLPNWGWKIHSQGVVTPVPVFSSSAASSGFSTATTLHTNSLLPPSNQLRLPTN; encoded by the exons ATGTTGGATCTGAATAATGATAGTGTTTTTTTCAAGGATGATTCTGTAACATCCAACACAGACTCCAACAGCTCCTCCTTCCAGCCTTCACTTTCAACTCTAAATTTCTCCATACTTAAGAGCGATCGTGTATTTGAGATTGAAGATGAGAGCAGTACTACTGGTGGTGGTGATATGCTCACCAGACAACTTTTTCCGGTGAAAGGTGAGATTCAAGGTCAATCTCAGTGCTGGCTCAACTTGTCTGTGTCGGAATCCGCTGGGTTAGAAGTGCCTGTTTACAAACCTCCGGTGCATAAGAAAAGCCGACGTGGACCCAGGTCCCGTAGCTCTCAGTATCGTGGCGTTACATTTTACCGGCGAACTGGAAGATGGGAATCACACATCTg GGATTGTGGGAAACAAGTGTATTTAG GAGGATTTGATACAGCTCATGCAGCTGCTAG GGCATATGATCGAGCTGCAATAAAGTTTAGGGGAGTTGATGCTGATATCAATTTCAATATAACTGATTACAACGAAGATATGAAACAG ATGAAGAATTTGTCAAAAGAAGAATTTGTTCAGGTACTCCGTCGCCATAGTAATGGCTTTTctaggggaaattcaaaatacaGAGGTGTAACCTTGCACAAATGTGGTCGCTGGGAGGGTCAGTTCATTGGGAAAAA AGCTTATGACAAATGTGATGGAAGGGAAGCAGTTACCAACTTCGTGGCTAGCACGTACGAACGGGAAAAGAAGGAGGATAAAAGAGATGGTG GTAGTGGTGAGAATCTTGATCTGAACCTCTGGATTTCTCCGCCTTTGGAGGGGGGTCTAAAGGGCGGTGAAATTGGTAGAAATGTACACTTCAATTTTGGAGGTCGTGATATGGTTATTGGCAAAACATTTGAG ACTCAAAGCTCCTCTATTGTTCCACAAGGTCCAGCAACAATGTCTAAGCTTTCTATATTCACTGGCATGTATCCTGGTTTTCCTCCCCACAGTACG GAAGGAGCAATGATGAAGGCTGAAGCCGCAAGTTCGTGTCCAGTACTTCCGAATTGGGGTTGGAAAATACATAGTCAAGGTGTGGTCACTCCAGTGCCAGTATTTTCTTCTTCTGCAGCATCATCAGGATTCTCTACTGCTACCACTCTGCATACAAATTCCCTCCTACCACCAAGCAACCAACTACGTCTCCCCACCAACTAG